A portion of the Deltaproteobacteria bacterium genome contains these proteins:
- a CDS encoding PAS domain S-box protein: MKMTEYDVINGLNEAYIRIDAKGIITTINYVFYEILGYDNANDLIGQSGAIIWKYPKQRSKMLAAVKRNGSIKDFEATAITKSGTTLEVSISARLIKDAKGHEVGVEGIVHNISKLKYLEEQLRDSEERYRWLFEADADAILLVDYDSNMIIDANPAAFQLYGYTRKELFEKKYTSLAIKSADIKNDQLIEKKPVQLCWHCKKDGTVFPVEIAGSYHTYLGCKIFIASIRDVTEQHRVISEKKLNEERLQLVAEAAAMGTYSYDHVSNTGDFSLGLLALHGLDPNGVLPVGENWMAEAAIAEDQEIVLGALAQARDPNGNGVLRAEFRVRRADSSIRWLMARGRSSFAGPPGQRYLETSAGVVMDITERKLVEESRDRLNRELQEATSRASVMAAEANRANAAKSEFLATMSHEIRTPMNGVIGMLGLLLDTNLSDEQRRYAEMVRSSADSLMALLNDLLDFSKIEAGKLEIENVDFNIDILINEISQSLIVPAHDKGLKYTCCVDPAIPKIIHADAGRLRQILLNLAGNAIKFTSNGSVSIRANFVEADGNKVILRFVISDTGIGIPQKMQRLLFKSFTQLDPSHTRKYGGTGLGLAICKRLVQLMGGQIGVESEAGKGATFWFTIKVGIGLHPSVYVPSLINESLPKVASNARVLIVEDNYTNQQLALGILRKLGVKAEIASNGNEALKILESNPFDLVLMDIQMPDIDGYTVTRRIRNESSLVLNHQIPVLALTASVLGGVKEKCLAAGMNDYIAKPITPRIVAEMLAKWLPTEPQAEHDEVIAFDREAFMKRVLNDEVMAYKIITGFIEDMPQLMQHLYDAINAHDTEQTEFRAHTIKGAAATVGAEGLKIAASKIEQAARNDAMVSIDKLFENLKHQLQRLKITVAESFNNSI, from the coding sequence ATGAAAATGACTGAATATGATGTCATAAATGGGCTTAATGAAGCCTATATTCGTATAGATGCCAAGGGTATTATTACTACTATCAATTACGTTTTTTATGAAATTCTTGGATATGACAATGCAAATGATTTGATAGGTCAATCAGGCGCAATAATATGGAAATATCCAAAACAGCGTAGCAAAATGCTTGCAGCCGTTAAAAGAAATGGTTCGATAAAAGATTTTGAAGCAACAGCAATAACTAAAAGTGGCACTACATTAGAAGTCTCAATAAGCGCACGCTTAATAAAAGACGCTAAAGGTCATGAAGTAGGGGTAGAAGGAATAGTTCACAATATTAGTAAGCTTAAGTATCTTGAAGAACAGTTACGAGACTCTGAAGAGCGCTATCGTTGGCTTTTTGAAGCAGATGCTGATGCAATTTTATTAGTTGATTATGATAGCAATATGATTATTGATGCTAATCCAGCCGCATTTCAATTGTATGGTTATACGCGCAAAGAATTATTTGAAAAAAAATATACTTCATTAGCAATCAAATCTGCGGATATCAAAAATGACCAGTTGATAGAAAAGAAACCAGTACAATTGTGCTGGCATTGCAAAAAGGATGGTACGGTTTTTCCAGTTGAAATTGCTGGCTCTTACCATACATACCTTGGCTGTAAAATTTTTATTGCATCAATTCGTGATGTTACTGAACAACATCGAGTAATTTCAGAAAAAAAGTTAAATGAAGAACGTTTGCAGTTAGTTGCAGAAGCAGCTGCAATGGGTACTTATAGCTATGATCATGTTTCAAACACGGGAGATTTTTCGCTCGGGTTATTGGCACTTCATGGGCTTGATCCAAATGGAGTACTGCCGGTTGGTGAAAATTGGATGGCTGAAGCTGCGATTGCCGAAGATCAAGAAATAGTGCTTGGTGCTTTAGCACAAGCTCGTGATCCAAATGGGAATGGTGTCCTACGAGCTGAATTTAGAGTTCGTAGAGCAGATAGCTCGATTCGTTGGTTAATGGCTCGCGGAAGGTCATCTTTTGCCGGACCACCAGGGCAACGATATCTTGAAACATCAGCTGGTGTGGTGATGGATATCACCGAACGTAAACTTGTAGAAGAAAGTAGAGATAGACTTAATCGCGAACTTCAAGAAGCAACATCTAGAGCTAGTGTTATGGCAGCTGAAGCCAATCGAGCAAATGCTGCTAAAAGTGAATTTTTAGCAACGATGAGTCATGAGATCCGTACACCGATGAATGGTGTTATTGGTATGCTTGGACTATTGCTTGACACTAATTTAAGTGACGAACAAAGACGCTATGCAGAAATGGTTCGTTCAAGTGCTGATTCATTAATGGCACTGCTAAATGATTTATTAGACTTTTCTAAGATAGAAGCAGGCAAATTAGAGATCGAAAATGTAGATTTTAATATTGATATATTGATTAATGAAATTAGCCAGTCTTTAATTGTTCCTGCTCATGACAAAGGTTTAAAATATACCTGTTGTGTTGATCCCGCGATTCCTAAAATAATCCATGCAGACGCTGGTCGCTTACGACAGATTTTGTTAAATCTCGCCGGTAATGCAATAAAATTTACTTCAAATGGTAGCGTATCTATTCGTGCAAATTTTGTAGAAGCTGACGGAAATAAGGTAATACTTCGTTTTGTAATTAGTGATACAGGCATAGGAATTCCACAAAAAATGCAAAGACTCTTATTTAAGAGTTTTACGCAGCTTGATCCGTCTCATACGAGAAAATACGGTGGTACAGGGTTAGGTTTAGCTATTTGTAAAAGACTTGTGCAATTAATGGGTGGACAAATAGGTGTTGAAAGTGAAGCAGGTAAGGGTGCAACATTTTGGTTTACCATTAAAGTAGGCATAGGTTTACATCCTTCTGTATATGTACCTTCTTTAATTAATGAAAGTTTACCTAAAGTTGCATCTAACGCGCGTGTTCTTATCGTAGAAGATAATTACACCAATCAGCAATTAGCTCTGGGTATTTTACGTAAGCTTGGTGTCAAAGCTGAAATTGCTAGCAATGGCAATGAGGCATTGAAAATACTTGAAAGCAATCCGTTTGATTTAGTGCTAATGGATATCCAAATGCCTGATATTGATGGTTATACGGTAACACGACGTATTCGTAATGAATCATCATTGGTGCTGAATCATCAAATACCAGTTTTAGCTTTAACAGCAAGTGTGTTAGGTGGAGTAAAAGAAAAATGTCTAGCCGCTGGTATGAATGATTATATTGCCAAACCTATTACCCCAAGGATTGTTGCCGAGATGCTTGCAAAATGGTTACCAACAGAACCCCAAGCTGAACATGATGAAGTAATCGCATTTGATCGTGAAGCATTTATGAAAAGAGTATTAAACGACGAAGTTATGGCATATAAAATAATTACTGGTTTTATTGAGGATATGCCTCAATTAATGCAACACTTATATGATGCAATCAATGCACATGATACAGAGCAAACAGAATTTCGTGCCCACACTATTAAAGGAGCAGCAGCAACGGTTGGAGCAGAAGGTTTAAAAATAGCTGCTAGTAAAATCGAACAGGCAGCCCGTAATGATGCAATGGTATCGATTGATAAACTTTTTGAAAATCTTAAGCATCAATTACAAAGATTGAAAATAACCGTTGCCGAATCGTTTAATAACTCTATTTAA
- a CDS encoding serine/threonine protein kinase has protein sequence MVFGKYQVIKRLAVGGMGEIFLARQTNGINNSERFIILKTLLPNLARESGHVEQFLDEARVAAFLHHPNIVEVYEVGPWQDTYIIAMEFIRGENLARLMTAIIRNNESLPRHLAAKIVHGAALALHHAHQSHDTDGHPLGVVHRDIGLQNIMIDHNGVTKVVDFGIAQAIHKTSIKSSKLVKGKLRYMSPEQVLNKELDGRSDQFSLGIVLWELVTGRRLLKDKEDTEVIKILTQSDISTPKSIDPSVPDELNFIISKMLKRDREQRYTNCREVAIALAKYIEENEEDASEDCLADYIKRHLPENIIESPLEHHLEQEHEVFTFATRNKKKATTQETTRVNIQQQQIKLQNKKQKNILVLTLILISIISIALITVGAVIWRNFRYTTPSSVHIVEYNPPQPPLASLKISTIPAGAQIFQDEHIIGISPVTINTLQTDTTYEFKLAKEGYQESFVSVTLSSKESRIIYVSLSPLVDPLLAQLENQENPFDEASDKLTQFGFFVLSSKPGNKVAIDGKYYGNTPINKIKLSPGNHILRINTEDTQKLITRKFNIRIGSTTKMKIK, from the coding sequence TTGGTATTCGGAAAATACCAAGTAATCAAACGCCTAGCCGTGGGTGGAATGGGTGAGATTTTTCTTGCTCGACAAACCAATGGCATCAATAATTCTGAACGTTTCATAATTCTTAAAACCCTTCTTCCGAATTTAGCGCGTGAATCTGGTCATGTTGAGCAGTTTCTCGACGAAGCACGCGTTGCTGCCTTTTTGCATCACCCTAATATTGTTGAAGTTTATGAGGTTGGCCCTTGGCAAGATACCTATATAATTGCAATGGAATTTATTAGAGGCGAAAATTTAGCCCGTCTAATGACTGCAATTATTCGTAATAATGAGTCTTTGCCACGCCACTTAGCAGCAAAAATAGTGCATGGAGCAGCTTTAGCTTTGCATCATGCACATCAATCACATGATACAGACGGACACCCACTTGGTGTAGTACACCGTGATATAGGTCTACAAAATATTATGATCGACCACAATGGAGTAACCAAAGTAGTCGATTTCGGCATCGCTCAAGCAATTCATAAAACCTCTATTAAAAGCTCAAAATTAGTAAAAGGGAAACTTAGGTATATGTCTCCAGAACAAGTTCTAAATAAAGAACTTGATGGACGTAGTGACCAATTTTCACTTGGGATTGTACTATGGGAATTAGTAACCGGAAGAAGATTATTAAAAGATAAAGAAGATACAGAAGTTATTAAAATTCTGACTCAAAGTGATATATCAACACCTAAGAGTATAGATCCATCGGTTCCAGATGAGCTTAACTTTATAATTAGCAAAATGCTCAAAAGAGACCGTGAACAGCGTTATACAAATTGTAGAGAAGTTGCTATAGCATTAGCAAAATATATTGAGGAAAACGAAGAAGATGCATCAGAAGATTGCTTAGCTGATTATATCAAACGTCACTTACCAGAAAACATTATTGAATCGCCACTTGAACACCACTTAGAGCAAGAACACGAAGTATTTACATTTGCGACACGAAATAAAAAGAAAGCTACGACTCAAGAAACTACACGCGTAAATATACAGCAACAGCAAATAAAACTTCAAAATAAAAAGCAAAAAAACATTTTAGTACTGACACTAATATTAATATCTATAATAAGTATCGCACTAATTACTGTTGGTGCAGTAATCTGGCGAAATTTTAGATATACGACTCCTTCATCAGTACATATTGTTGAATATAATCCACCTCAACCGCCTCTGGCATCACTAAAAATTTCAACAATACCAGCTGGTGCTCAAATATTTCAGGACGAGCATATTATTGGTATTAGTCCGGTAACTATAAACACTCTTCAAACTGACACTACCTATGAATTTAAACTTGCTAAAGAAGGCTACCAAGAATCTTTCGTTTCGGTTACGTTATCTTCTAAAGAATCAAGAATCATCTATGTTTCCCTTTCACCATTAGTTGATCCACTCTTGGCACAATTAGAAAATCAAGAAAATCCGTTCGATGAAGCTAGTGACAAACTAACACAATTTGGATTTTTTGTTTTATCATCTAAACCAGGTAACAAAGTAGCTATTGATGGCAAGTATTATGGTAATACGCCTATTAATAAAATAAAACTTTCTCCAGGTAACCATATTTTACGAATTAATACAGAAGATACCCAAAAACTGATAACACGAAAATTCAACATTCGTATTGGTTCAACAACAAAAATGAAAATTAAATAG
- a CDS encoding HAMP domain-containing protein, with translation MAIRNKLLIFNLSIIIILVGLFSFMGRDFYRIANLTAQEQSIHVKINNAILSLRENAEIPLAAKDSKTLEELLQSFIGDPDLLAIGLFDNDGKLMASLGNINAYVKFLSSAKSGTKVFIDDETLGARLDIGVQGIILGSTMAIYTLERVKTAQQHFVMFSIVIAIAAFMTILLSIIIGRTIVRPIYELTRITSNIVDRGDWSQEINIRGHDEIGVLAASFAKMVMMLQRFRQTLNELTLGITKVSERVLAIARKVDEGSTLLQSRVIETANTTTEMLDSLHTVAKSVEVLQGNAENSATANSQMVTVNQKVSTRVQEMESSVNLTMRAVEQLTESIVQIANSIDHLNVSLAETSSTIVEMDASIAQVGDNAGETSSLAHAVSNHAQNGVVALAATLEGVDRVKLSSQSVSVAFENLDKQIGNVGAMLDVINQIADQTNLLALNAAIIAASAGEHGRGFAVVAEEIKVLAMNTRNKTQDIATVVQDIKSKSSDAKSSIDISLQEVDNAVRLGLQTSDALGLISSSADKATSMVRQIADASLEQTKSSRLITTATQRIVKSVEEISSRSREQSQRSIEIHDIAERMRNVALQVQKAIIEQMHGSEQIGDSVNSITDMVKHLNDSERLQTSGADRVLQSVNGIRQVADSQRSAASELHQTVDSLNKQAEVLHKAVRAFRA, from the coding sequence ATGGCTATTAGAAATAAGCTACTTATCTTCAATTTAAGTATTATTATTATATTGGTAGGGTTATTTTCATTTATGGGGAGAGATTTTTATCGTATTGCTAATTTAACGGCTCAAGAACAAAGCATTCATGTAAAAATTAATAATGCAATACTTAGTTTGCGCGAAAATGCAGAAATCCCTTTAGCAGCCAAGGACAGTAAAACCCTTGAAGAATTATTACAGAGTTTTATAGGTGACCCTGATCTACTAGCAATAGGTCTTTTTGATAATGACGGCAAGTTAATGGCTAGCCTTGGCAATATTAATGCCTATGTCAAGTTTTTATCTTCAGCTAAATCTGGAACTAAGGTGTTCATTGATGATGAAACATTAGGGGCTCGTCTCGATATAGGTGTTCAAGGTATAATTCTTGGCAGTACAATGGCAATATATACGCTTGAAAGAGTAAAAACCGCTCAACAGCATTTTGTGATGTTTTCTATTGTTATTGCAATAGCTGCTTTTATGACGATATTGCTATCGATTATTATAGGTCGAACAATAGTGCGACCTATTTATGAGCTAACTCGTATTACTAGTAATATTGTTGATCGTGGTGATTGGTCACAAGAAATTAATATTCGTGGTCATGACGAGATAGGGGTATTGGCGGCAAGTTTTGCAAAAATGGTAATGATGTTGCAACGTTTTCGTCAGACACTTAATGAATTGACATTGGGCATCACAAAAGTATCTGAACGTGTTTTAGCAATAGCTCGAAAAGTTGATGAAGGTTCAACATTGTTACAGTCTCGTGTTATCGAGACAGCAAATACAACTACTGAAATGTTAGATTCGTTGCATACTGTTGCTAAAAGTGTTGAAGTGCTGCAGGGAAATGCCGAGAATAGTGCAACTGCAAATTCACAGATGGTGACGGTAAATCAAAAAGTATCAACTCGTGTGCAAGAGATGGAGTCGTCAGTCAATTTAACTATGCGCGCTGTTGAACAATTGACCGAATCCATTGTTCAGATAGCGAATAGTATTGATCACCTTAACGTTTCGTTGGCTGAGACATCTTCTACTATTGTTGAGATGGATGCATCGATTGCTCAAGTTGGGGATAATGCTGGTGAAACTTCGTCATTAGCGCATGCAGTTTCAAATCATGCTCAAAACGGTGTAGTAGCTCTGGCTGCTACATTAGAGGGTGTTGACCGTGTGAAACTTTCATCTCAATCTGTTTCGGTTGCTTTTGAGAATTTAGATAAACAGATTGGCAATGTTGGTGCTATGCTTGATGTCATTAATCAAATTGCTGACCAAACGAACTTGTTAGCGCTAAATGCTGCGATTATTGCTGCAAGTGCTGGTGAGCATGGTCGTGGTTTTGCTGTAGTCGCCGAAGAAATTAAAGTTTTAGCAATGAATACCCGTAATAAGACGCAAGATATTGCAACTGTAGTGCAAGATATAAAATCTAAATCTAGTGATGCTAAAAGCAGTATTGATATAAGTTTGCAAGAAGTCGACAATGCAGTAAGACTTGGCCTTCAAACTTCAGATGCCTTAGGTCTGATTTCATCTTCGGCAGATAAAGCCACTTCTATGGTGCGTCAGATAGCCGATGCTAGTTTAGAGCAGACAAAAAGTTCACGTCTTATTACGACAGCAACCCAACGTATAGTAAAATCGGTAGAAGAAATTTCATCTCGCTCTCGTGAACAATCGCAACGCTCAATTGAAATTCATGATATTGCCGAACGGATGCGCAACGTTGCATTGCAAGTACAAAAAGCCATTATTGAACAGATGCATGGCAGTGAGCAGATAGGTGATTCTGTTAATAGTATTACAGATATGGTTAAACATCTTAATGATAGTGAACGATTGCAAACTAGTGGTGCAGATCGTGTTTTACAATCAGTAAATGGTATTCGCCAAGTCGCTGATAGTCAACGCAGTGCAGCAAGCGAACTGCACCAAACAGTTGACTCACTAAATAAGCAGGCTGAAGTTCTTCACAAAGCGGTACGCGCTTTTCGTGCATAA